In Festucalex cinctus isolate MCC-2025b chromosome 5, RoL_Fcin_1.0, whole genome shotgun sequence, a single genomic region encodes these proteins:
- the LOC144018940 gene encoding rapamycin-insensitive companion of mTOR-like isoform X3, producing the protein MAASFRGRPIRSLRMRGRNDSGEENVPLDLTREPPENFREILQNVAKPHGVSNMRKLGHLNNFVKVLCSVRHHEEIFGYSYEQIIVCLRLALLNEAKEVRAAGLRALRYLIRDTIVLQKVLKLQVDYLIARCIDIQQSNEGERTQALRLVRKIITVNAMLFPTSVANSLIAVGTDGLQERDRMVRAAIAIVCELALKNPEVVAKRGGLSTILKSVIDCQLSRINEALITTILHLLNHPRTRQYVRIDVELEQILAPFTDFHYRHNADMAEGQLKEDKEARFLSSRMAIVAAFRSWSGIINLCKPGNSGIQSLIGLLCIPNVEVRKGLLEVLYEIFRLPVPIVTQDFTEALLSVDPTRFQDTWRLSDGFVAAEAKVVLPHRARSRPDLMDNYLAFVLSAFITSGLLEGLVEVVTSNDDPLAVRATIILGELLHMANTILPHTHSHHLHCLPTLINMAASFDIPQEKRLRASAAVNNLKRFHERKKKGFKPHSLYLDHIIRKSVSSHSRRESHSRVQRDIYVIKDTEEALMMNLRDSHILSHKQNLEWNWLLIGTILKWPNVNLRNNKDEQMHKFVRRLLYFYKPSSKLYAGLALDHVKARQLTVVGCQFVEFLMDSDEDGHGYLEDLVRDMVSWLSSSAGLKPERCLQSNGLLTTLSQHYFLFLGTLSAHSQGVKLLEKCGLFQCLLNLCSVKNQDAVLKLAVATLDYSRDGLARVILSKILTAATDTCRLYATKHLRVLLRAGVEFFSSWGMELLVTQLHDHSKAVSMEALDILDEACEDKANLHALIQLKPALSHLGDKGLLLLLRFLSIPKGFSYLNERGYVSKQLDKWQKEYNLKYVDLIEEQLNEALTTYRKPVDGDNYVRRSNQRLQRPNVYLPVHLYGQLVHDKTGCHLLETQSIVPDLSYTVRSPMLDTWEGIKQLKAALWALGNIGSSNWGLNLLHEENVIPDMIALAQHCEVLSVRGTCVYMLGVISKTRQGCEMLKQYGWDAVRHSRRTLWPVTPDEVETQLTSELSSVPSTLSLNSESTSSRHNSESESQPNMYILDDDKCDALDQSDEAPFYIHSKPVKDRSPFTILASTRFVRARFLNSLSLPSKKLRSTSDPKTPTGSRTPTEFKMRRNRTVTEPSVYSPNQGDVFTTVLNGRGMPKSPTVSLETSFVGTRGGSEEHLVDGKLARGGGSGLALSGLGGHAEHPCREREQSSRERLAGADGGSSSGGGNVGGGGGSAGGTQFKSRSQSFNTDTTTSGISSMSSSPSRETVGNPEHSEPEPDSSDCVSLNTVVSAKTVKTLSPLAPQAQTNHMSASKSSTVSLVPPGSSHTLPRRAQSLKSPSVTTIKSLADCSFMYTSPRDALGYATLKRLQQQRIHPSLSHSEALASPAKDVLFTDTITMKTGSLDSRLTPRRFLKALSFASLDKEELLSPINQSTLQRCSSVRSMVSSATYGCSDDYIGLALPVDINDMFHIRDTAYFQQRISPPSEERKRFLFGDDNGDRPALPILKQQFSISELIASRGDCPNHIIDSDETGLQDHTDENCLYCVGAIVLGYPAQPPSNSTRARTDYVDFPSWAGQSGHRLEVMPQSKFSGVSGCSDAAVSQSSICGTPTPNDIVIGGKAISEDGPAPRVLLRKEVLRLIINLSSSVGTKGHETGLLTIKEKFPYAFDDICLYSEVSHLLAHCMFRLTSRRFIQELFQDVQFMPMYEEAEAILTKLPKPLEKEEDSSAES; encoded by the exons ATGGCGGCCAGCTTCCGCGGCCGTCCTATCCGGAGTCTTCGGATGCGAG GTCGGAATGACAGCGGGGAAGAAAACGTACCGCTGGATCTGACCAGGG AACCACCAGAAAACTTCAGGGAAATCCTTCAAAATGTGGCCAAACCACATGGAGTCAGTAATATGCGAAAACTTGGCCACCTGAACAACTTTGTCAAG GTGCTATGCAGTGTTAGGCATCATGAGGAAATCTTTGGATATTCATACGAACAAATCATTGTATG TCTGCGACTAGCTTTACTGAATGAGGCTAAGGAAGTGCGTGCTGCTGGGTTGCGGGCACTCCGCTACCTCATTCGTGACACCATTGTGCTGCAGAAAGTCCTCAAACTACAAGTGGATTATTTGATAGCCAG GTGCATTGACATCCAGCAGAGCAACGAAGGGGAAAGGACTCAGGCTCTGAGACTTGTCCGAAAG ATCATCACTGTCAATGCAATGCTTTTCCCCACCTCTGTTGCAAACTCTCTCATCGCTGTGGGGACTGATGGTCTTCAAGAGAGGGACCGAATGGTCCGTGCAGCCATCGCGATTGTCTGTGAGCTAG CCCTGAAAAACCCAGAGGTGGTCGCCAAACGGGGAGGCCTAAGCACTATATTGAAGAGTGTGATTGACTGTCAATTGAGTCGCATCAATGAAGCTCTGATCACAACCATCCTCCATCTTCTCAACCATCCACGTACTCGTCAGTACGTGCGCATCGATGTAGAGTTAGAG CAAATCCTCGCGCCTTTCACAGATTTTCACTATCGTCACAATGCAGACATGGCTGAAGGCCAACTCAA AGAGGATAAAGAGGCACGTTTCTTATCAAGTAGAATGGCCATAGTGGCAGCTTTCCGTTCTTGGTCTG GGATTATAAACCTATGCAAGCCTGGAAATTCTGGAATCCAGTCTTTAATTGGTTTGCTTTGCATACCAAATGTGGAAGTTAGG aaAGGCTTGTTGGAGGTGTTATATGAGATATTCAGACTCCCTGTGCCCATCGTGACCCAAGACTTCACAGAAGCTCTATTAAGTGTTG ACCCAACTAGGTTTCAAGACACATGGAGACTCTCTGATGGGTTTGTTGCCGCTGAGGCCAAAGTTGTTCTTCCTCATAGGGCTCGCTCACG ACCTGATTTGATGGATAACTATTTAGCATTTGTGCTGTCTGCCTTCATCACCAGTGGGCTGCTAGAG GGTCTTGTCGAAGTGGTGACAAGCAACGATGATCCTCTTGCTGTCAGGGCCACCATAATCTTAGGCGAGCTTTTACATATG GCAAACACCATCCTTCCACACACCCACAGTCACCACCTGCACTGCCTTCCCACCCTTATCAACATGGCAGCGTCCTTTGACATCCCACAGGAAAAACGACT TCGGGCAAGCGCAGCTGTCAACAATCTGAAGCGTTTCCATGAGAGAAAGAAGAAAGGTTTTAAACCACACAGCCTCTATCTAGACCACATCATCCGCAAGTCTGTGTCCTCGCATAGCCGCAGAGAGTCACACTCACGGGTCCAAAGGGACATCTACGTTATTAAG GACACAGAGGAAGCGTTGATGATGAACTTGAGAGATAGTCACATTCTCAGCCATAAGCAAAACCTAGAATGGAACTGGTTGCTCATTGGCACTATCCTTAAG TGGCCAAATGTAAATCTCAGGAACAACAAAGATGAACAGATGCACAA GTTTGTGCGGAGGCTGCTGTACTTCTATAAGCCCAGCAGTAAATTGTACGCAGGGTTGGCATTGGATCACGTTAAGGCGAGACAACTCACTGTGGTTGGCTGTCAGTTTGTTGAGTTCCTCATGGACTCAGATGAG GATGGACATGGCTACCTGGAGGACCTCGTGAGGGATATGGTATCATGGCTGTCTTCGTCTGCAGGCCTGAAGCCCGAGCGCTGCTTGCAAAGTAACGGCCTGCTCACCACACTTAGCCAACACTACTTTCTCTTCTTGGGGACACTCTCTGCACATTCTCAGGGAGTCAAACTGCTGGAGAAATGTGGCCTGTTTCAGTG cctGCTGAATCTGTGCTCTGTGAAGAACCAGGATGCTGTGCTGAAGCTTGCTGTAGCCACACTGGACTACAGCAGAGATGGTCTGGCAAGAGTGATCCTCTCCAAGATCCTTACCGCTGCTACTGAT ACCTGCAGACTGTATGCCACCAAGCACCTCCGTGTGTTGCTGCGAGCAGGCGTGGAGTTCTTCAGCAGCTGGGGCATGGAGCTGCTTGTCACACAGCTTCACGACCATAGCAAGGCTGTGTCCATGGAGGCCCTCGATATTCTGGATGAAGCCTGCGAGGACAAG GCCAATCTTCATGCGCTCATCCAGCTGAAACCAGCTTTGTCTCACCTTGGAGACAAAGGCCTTCTTCTGCTCCTCAG GTTCCTGTCCATACCTAAAGGTTTTTCTTACCTCAACGAAAGGGGTTATGTCAGCAAACAGCTCGATAAATGGCAGAAG GAATACAACCTAAAATACGTTGACCTGATAGAGGAGCAACTCAACGAAGCACTAACAACCTATCGCAAACCTGTTGATGGCGATAACTATGTGAGACGCAGCAACCAAAG GTTACAAAGACCAAATGTCTATCTCCCTGTGCACTTGTATGGTCAGCTAGTCCATGATAAGACAGGCTGCCATCTATTGGAGACTCAG AGTATAGTTCCTGACCTCAGCTATACGGTTCGCTCCCCGATGCTGGACACCTGGGAGGGCATCAAACAGCTCAAGGCTGCACTCTGGGCTCTG GGCAACATCGGCTCTTCAAATTGGGGCCTGAATCTCCTCCATGAGGAGAATGTCATCCCTGACATGATTGCATTAGCGCAGCACTGTGAGGTGTTGTCAGTACGAGG TACGTGTGTTTATATGCTGGGAGTGATCTCCAAAACGCGGCAAGGGTGTGAGATGTTGAAGCAGTATGGTTGGGATGCAGTCAGACACAGTCGCAGGACGCTGTGGCCAGTCACTCCAGATGAGGTTGAAACCCAGTTGACCTCTGAACTATCGTCCGTGCCAAGCACGCTTAGTCTCAACTCTGAATCCACCAGCTCCCGTCACAACAGTGAAAGCGAGTCTCAACCAA acATGTACATCCTGGACGATGACAAATGTGATGCTCTGGACCAGTCAGATGAGGCTCCTTTCTACATACACTCCAAACCAGTCAAGGACCGCAGCCCCTTCACCATCCTGGCCTCCACACGCTTTGTCCGTGCACGCTTCCTCAACTCCCTATCTCTTCCCAGCAAGAAACTGCGCTCCACAAGCGACCCCAAGACTCCGACGGGCTCCCGCACACCGACTGAGTTTAAGATGAGGCGGAACCGGACAGTGACGGAGCCCTCCGTCTACAGCCCGAACCAGGGCGACGTCTTCACCACTGTGTTAAATGGCAGAGGAATGCCAAAGAGTCCCACTGTCAGCCTGGAGACCTCATTTGTCGGGACCAGAGGGGGATCTGAGGAGCATCTTGTAGATGGAAAGTTGGCCAGGGGAGGAGGCTCGGGCCTGGCACTCAGTGGTCTGGGAGGGCACGCCGAGCATCCCTGTCGAGAACGGGAGCAGAGCAGCCGAGAGCGTCTGGCAGGAGCAGATGGAGGTTCCTCATCGGGTGGGGGTAATGTGGGTGGCGGAGGAGGAAGCGCGGGAGGTACTCAGTTTAAAAGCCGCAGTCAGAGTTTTAACACGGACACCACAACCAGCGGCATCAGCTCCATGAGCTCCAGTCCATCGAGGGAAACCGTCGGAAACCCCGAGCATTCCGAACCCGAACCGGACTCTTCCGACTGCGTGAGCCTCAACACGGTTGTCTCAGCTAAGACTGTCAAAACGCTGTCCCCTCTCGCCCCCCAGGCACAGACAAACCACATGTCCGCTTCCAAGTCCTCCACTGTCTCTTTGGTACCCCCCGGCTCCTCGCACACGCTCCCCCGTCGAGCGCAATCTCTTAAGTCCCCCTCGGTGACCACCATCAAGAGCCTGGCTGACTGCAGCTTCATGTACACCAGCCcaagagacgctctgggctatGCCACGTTGAAGCGGCTGCAGCAACAAAGGATCCACCCGTCTTTGTCCCATAGTGAAGCACTGGCATCACCTGCAAAAGATGTGCTCTTCACAGACACCATCACTATGAAGACTGGCAGCTTGGACTCTCGACTCACACCTCGCAG GTTTTTGAAGGCTCTAAGCTTTGCCTCCCTGgacaaagaggagctcctcagcCCAATCAACCAGAGCACTTTGCAACGTTGCTCCTCTGTGCGCTCCATGGTCTCGAGCGCCACCTATGGGTGCAGCGATGACTACATCGGTCTTGCGCTGCCTGTGGATATTAACGACATGTTCCACATCCGAGACACGGCGTACTTTCAGCAGAGGATAAGCCCGCCTTCAGAGGAGAGGAAACGCTTTTTGTTTGGGGACGATAATG GTGATCGTCCCGCCCTCCCAATACTGAAGCAGCAGTTCAGTATCTCGGAGCTGATCGCCAGTAGAGGCGACTGCCCCAACCACATCATAGACTCAGATGAGACTGGGCTGCAGGATCACACTGATGAAAACTGCCTCTACTGTGTAGGAGCCATTGTCCTCGGGTACCCTGCACAACCACCGAGCAACAGTACACGGGCTCGGACAG ACTATGTGGACTTCCCGTCCTGGGCGGGCCAAAGCGGCCATCGTCTGGAGGTGATGCCTCAGTCCAAGTTCTCTGGCGTGTCAGGCTGCAGTGACGCCGCCGTGTCACAAAGCTCCATCTGTGGAACACCCACCCCTAACGACATTGTTATTG GTGGCAAGGCAATATCAGAGGACGGCCCTGCTCCCCGAGTGCTGCTAAGAAAAGAGGTGCTTCGCCTCATCATCAACCTCAGCTCATCAGTCGGGACCAAAGGCCACGAAACAGGACTTCTCAC GATAAAGGAGAAGTTTCCATATGCGTTTGATGACATCTGCCTGTACTCAGAGGTGTCTCACCTCTTAGCCCACTGCATGTTTCGCCTGACCTCCAGACGTTTCATACAGGAGCTCTTCCAGGATGTGCAGTTCATGCCA ATGTACGAGGAGGCAGAGGCAATCCTGACAAAGCTGCCAAAACCTCTTGAAAAGGAAGAGGACTCTTCTGCAGAATCCTGA